The candidate division KSB1 bacterium region GTTCGTCGCGCTCCGCATAGCCCGTATAGCCGGGCATATAGCGCATCATTTTGTCGATTATGTTGGGATCTCGCTGCATGGGCCGCTCCGCGCTGAAGAAATCATTCACGAGGCTATGTTCCAACGAATTTCGGCAAGAGATGTGCCAATTCAGCCGACCGGCGCCGGGGGGGAAGCGGGGCCTGCCGGAACGAGTACCGCCGTGAGGGCGCCCCAATTCCGGGCATTTGGGGAGGAGTCCGGCAGCCGGGTTCACAGAATGACCACTGGCCGAGGACCGTGCATGAATTCCCCGGCTTTTCACAGGATTCGCAGAATTGGCACGCCACCATGCAGTGCAGGAGAAGTGGACCGACAATAATTCACACCTAAACACTGCATTGCACTGCGATACGCGCACGGTGTGCATTATGTGAGTGCATGCAACAAAAACGTAAATACTTCTTTATCAATATATAAAGTCGTTGGCCTGCACATTGCGTAAGTAATCGTCGGAAGCTAATCGCTTCTCCCGGCCCTTCCGGGATGCTCGAACCGCCGGTCTCCTCGCGCGGCACACTCTCACCACCGTCGGTTGAGCACAAGAAACGGAACAAGGAGGGCCTCCAGCTAAGGCCAACCTGACACTGAGATCTCCCCGGTGTTGCGGTTCACTCAGGTTGACGGCACGAGAAACCGGCACGGCATCCTGACCTGCGAGGCCTTCCTGACTTCCGATTGACCGATCGCCCACATTCGCGGAGCTGCCCGGCGCATTATCTCGCCTACCTCAATGCGCTTCGGGAGTGGTGGCTGATTCAACCGCTTCGTCTCGCATCCGACCACTCCCAACCAAAACACCGGCGACCTGTCGGTGTTTTTTTTACCCCGTGGCCAGCGAACCGCCGGTCTTGCCGAACGGAGTGGGCCGAGACATCTCGACGTAAAGTGAGACGAGGGTTGACATTTGAGAGTTATTTGTTTATCTTCAACCGCGCGTTAAGACGGGGTTATCCGGCACGGTTTCCAGACAGCGCGAGCGGGCTGCCGAATTCCATATTAACCGGAGTTTGCACGCCGCGACCACGGATCTCGAAAGCCGCCGCCCGGCGGCAATCCTCCCGCCCTCCGCACCCCTTTTCTCTGTCTGGTCCCGCGACCGCGCCGCGCGCCGGTTGCCTGACCCTCCCAAATCCCGGTTGAATCCTTATGGCGGCTTACCAGAAACTGACTCCCCCGACCGCGGGCCATGCGATCACCACGGCCGGAAATCGCTTGAATGTCCCCGACGACCCGATCATTCCGTTCATTGAAGGCGACGGCACCGGCCGCGATATCTGGAAAGCGAGTCGCCGGGTGTTCGACGCCGCGGTACAGAAGGCGTACAACGGAAAACGCCGCGTCGAATGGTTTGAAGTCTATGCCGGCGAGAAGGCGCTGGGAGTCTATGGCGAAAACGTCTGGCTGCCGGACGATACGCTCACCGCGATCAAAGCCTATATCGTGGCGATCAAAGGCCCGCTCACGACTCCGGTCGGCGGGGGGATCCGGTCGCTGAATGTCGCTCTGCGGCAAGTGCTTGATCTGTATGCCTGCGTGCGGCCCGTGCGCTGGTTCACCGGCGTCCCGGCTCCCGTCAAGCATCCGGAAAAGCTGAACGTGATTATCTTCCGCGAGAATACGGAAGATGTCTATGCGGGAATCGAGTGGAAATCCGGCACGCCGGAATGCAAGAAGGTGCTCGACTTCCTGAATAACGAGATGGGGAAGAACATCCGCGCCGACAGCGGGATCGGCATCAAGCCGATCTCCAAGGAAGGCACATACCGCATCGTCCGCAAAGCGATCAAGTGGGCGATCGCCAAGAAGTTATCGTCGGTTACGCTGGTGCACAAGGGCAACATCATGAAGTTCACCGAAGGCGCCTTCCGCGACTGGGGCTACCAGTGCGCGCGCGAAGAATTCGGTGAGCAGACGGTCAGCGAGCAGGAATTGTGGGATGCGCACGGCGGCAAACTGCCGGCCGGAAAGGTGCTGATTAAAGATCGCATCGCCGATTCGATGTTCCAGCAGATTCTGCTGCGGCCCGACGAATACGAAGTGCTCTGTACGCCGAATCTGAACGGCGACTATCTGTCCGATGCCTGCGCCGCGCAGGTCGGCGGCTTGGGACTGGCGCCGGGCGCGAATATCTCCGATTTCTACGCGGTGTTCGAAGCCACGCACGGTACGGCGCCGAAGTACGCGGACCAGGACATGATTAATCCCGGCAGCGTGATCCTGTCGGGGGTCATGATGTTCGAGTATCTGGGCTGGCCGGAAGTCGCAGATGCCATCGTGCGCGGGGTGGACGGCGCGATCAAGAACAAGCGCGTCACCTACGACCTGCACCGGCAAATGGAGGGCGCGACCAAGCTCAAGACCTCCGAGTTCGCCGACGAGATTATCAAGAATCTGTAAGGCGCGGCTGACGGATTCCGGGCGGGTAACGCGCGTCGGCGAGGTGATGGTCGCGCACGCTGATCGCCGAGGAGGGACTGTGTCCCTGCCGGAATCAACCGCCCATCGCGTCCAGGTGACTTCCGCAATTCCGGCGGAGTATGGAGACCCCGCTCGGGGTTTGAAGTGAGACATCGGCCGTGCACTGGGGAGAATTCCCGACGGGGCACTTGGAGACAAGTGTCGCCAAGAGCATTCCGGGCGGATGATTGGTAGTGTGCGATTGAGACTTATGCGGTAACGCGCACGGCGGGAAAAGAAAACCCCTC contains the following coding sequences:
- the icd gene encoding isocitrate dehydrogenase (NADP(+)), which translates into the protein MAAYQKLTPPTAGHAITTAGNRLNVPDDPIIPFIEGDGTGRDIWKASRRVFDAAVQKAYNGKRRVEWFEVYAGEKALGVYGENVWLPDDTLTAIKAYIVAIKGPLTTPVGGGIRSLNVALRQVLDLYACVRPVRWFTGVPAPVKHPEKLNVIIFRENTEDVYAGIEWKSGTPECKKVLDFLNNEMGKNIRADSGIGIKPISKEGTYRIVRKAIKWAIAKKLSSVTLVHKGNIMKFTEGAFRDWGYQCAREEFGEQTVSEQELWDAHGGKLPAGKVLIKDRIADSMFQQILLRPDEYEVLCTPNLNGDYLSDACAAQVGGLGLAPGANISDFYAVFEATHGTAPKYADQDMINPGSVILSGVMMFEYLGWPEVADAIVRGVDGAIKNKRVTYDLHRQMEGATKLKTSEFADEIIKNL